In Montipora foliosa isolate CH-2021 chromosome 13, ASM3666993v2, whole genome shotgun sequence, one DNA window encodes the following:
- the LOC137984127 gene encoding protein phosphatase 1 regulatory subunit 35-like, whose amino-acid sequence MDSESIRLPPKPFYQYPTALFKSTQLDLTPEKKSTKSTTKRPIIQQNRFKIPTDISENPPDEKKKTFACLAQPSMNSTNQMGRKLAVLQREKFDAAAAIAEELEQSEIVRTNLGEKVAQAVNVKKGSRIYSDLVPLDVDDKHVLAECTHAKARSAFKTIKSQSQEPDIMAFFSEEFETQAAHFDCEEFYKEEPLPKPTPASPTHVFDLYRHLQCWQE is encoded by the exons ATGGATTCTGAGAGTATACGATTGCCTCCAAAGCCCTTTTACCAATACCCAACCGCTCTGTTTAAAAGTACTCAATTGGATCTCACTCCAGAGAAGAAATCGACGAAGTCAACAACGAAGCGACCTATCATTCAGCAAAACAGATTCAAGATTCCGACAGACATCTCAGAAAATCCTccggatgaaaaaaaaaagacttttgcATG cCTGGCTCAACCATCTATGAACTCCACTAACCAAATGGGCAGAAAGCTGGCTGTTCTTCAAAGGGAGAAATTTGATGCAGCTGCTGCAATAGCTGAAGAGCTTGAACAGTCTGAAATTGTCAGAACAAACCTTGGAGAAAAAGTTGCCCAAGCTGTGAACGTAAAGAAGGGTAGTCGCATTTACTCTGATTTGGTCCCTCTTGATGTTGACGATAAACATGTACTTGCAGAGTGCACACATGCGAAAGCAAGAAGTGCCTTTAAGACCATCAAGTCTCAATCACAGGAACCAGATATTATGGCATTTTTCTCTGAGGAGTTTGAGACACAAGCAGCTCACTTCGATTGCGAAGAGTTCTATAAGGAGGAGCCATTGCCTAAACCAACACCAGCTTCACCAACTCATGTATTTGACCTGTATCGGCACCTTCAATGCTGGCAAGAATGA